TAATAAGACAACTTGCCCAAAGGTGTCTCCCTATGCGCCTGTCAGCTTAAGGCAGCTCCTCAGACCACTCCCAAAGGCAGGTAGTTGACACTGTTAATTGCCCACCACAACTAGTTGCTAAAACCCTACTGCTGGGGACACCAAACACCTGTCACAGCGCACAGAGAAATCAAGATGGAACTGGAAGTGACCTCCCTGCGCACTAGCCCTTAACAGCATAAAATGTCACGCAGGCTGCTGGATGAGGGGACACCAACAGCTTTACTTGGCTACAGATAATACCAACCGGCCAGGCAAGATGGGCCCAGTGCTGCAGCAGTGGCAGGTCAGTTCCTGGGCACCCACTGCTTCCCGATTGGATTTGAGGATGTTTCCAGGGAGGGAGCTCGGGTTTGACATGTAACCTGCTGGAGGCTGTGGGCTCTAACAGGGAAGCTACGGCGGCTGTGTTTCGTGGAAGTGGCGTGCCTGTGAACGTCCCTTCTCCATGACTCCGTGTTTGTGGGTCAGTGGTGCTGTGAGTTTTGTCGGTGGCTCCTAGTGACTGTGGAACGCTCAGCCACGGggcatctatatatctatattgCCCTCGTTCAGGCTCAAGGAGCATtgtgggaggggaagaaagaatggaatgCTGACTCCTGGGTCTGACGAGGCTGTTGCACACTTGAACTCACGGCAGCCGTGATGACCAGCACAAGCTTGGCCTTTGGCCCATCTACGCCTCACTGTGGAAATGCGGGGAGCTCGTGGGCCTCTCCCTCACGGGGGACTTACACCCACGTGCTTGTAGGCAACCCCAGGGAAACTCCCCAGCTCACGTAACCAAGGGCACGCACAAAAGGACTTgaatggaggaggggagggttgGAAAGAGGAAAGGCTCACGGGGAGGGCAAAGTTTAACAGAGTGAACAGTACTGAGGTGCATTAtaaatgtgtgtgaaaatgtcacacaAAACCGTTACAAGGCGTAGCTCATGTGTGCTAATGAGACGTTAACCGGAGACTTGACCGAGATGTGCATACTCATTTAATGACAGATCCGAACACACCTGTCACTCAGACTGTCTGCCCAGCCCACCAACCACGTGACCACCGCTTCTAGAAGCCAGGACCTGCgccacagccacagcagcaaaGAGCAGACCCCCTGGGGCCTCACCATTAAGGAATTCCTCCTGAGCGGTGATGGCCAGGTGGCAGAGGGGGGTCGGGTGGGGGGCAGGCACTATCTCTTCAGGGCAAAGAGGAATTCGGCAAACGGCACACACGCTGGGGAACAGGCCTTGCCCAGGCCTGCTCAATAAATAGACTATGGACCCCCGTGGTCGCCAGCAGGACCGTGGACCTGGGGAAGCTAAGCTGCAGCCGCCCTCCTGAGGCCTGGCCACGGCCCGCCGGCTACGTGCTGCACACCAGCACGTCTGCAAACGGTCCCAGGAGGCTCTTGTTAAAGATGCAGCGGACCCACACCAGGTAGGTGGTGAAGGGCTTGATGTTCCCCGTGAAGGTGTGGTTCTGCAGGGCCAGCATGTAAGGCACGTACGTGTTCTCCCCTTGCTCCTGCAGCCAGACCTCGTACTTCACCTCCCGCACTTTCAAGTACTTGAGGTTCCACGGGATCTGCCAGGACACGGACAGGCGGGCCTCGGTGGCGCCCTGCACCGACGCCTGGCACCGAGCCTCCCGCACCTTGCCAGGGTACAGGCTGActgtccacctctgcctccgTGGCCCCGGACGGCCCTTCACCACACGCCGGATGGACTGCATGAGGGAAGGGATGTCCACCCTGGTATCCTGGTAGATGCGGAACAGCCACTCCGGGTTCCTGCAACAGAGGTGCCGGGGCACTTCTCGGCTCTGTAGGATGCGCGCCTGCTCAGCGCGGTCCAGGTGGGTGATGCCCCCTTGGTCCCAGGGCCGTTCGGGGTGCGTGACTGTGTTCTCCCGTATCATGTTTCGCCAGGCTACATACTGCAGGTCCATGCCAGGCAGCGTGGCCAGCGTCTTATAGGGGGTGTAGTGGTCGGGGTTGACAGCATACGGGAAGAGTTCAACCACCGTGGCCCCGCGGGGCAGGAAGAGGGCCGTGACCAGCTGGGCGCCATGCATGCTGACTAGCATGGAGGCGTTGCTGACCAGCCGCACGACGTCGGCAAAGGTATGGTCCTCCAGGGACACCGTTACTGTCTTCATCTGGAACTCCTGCGCGAGCTCCAGCAGCAGCTCGGCCTCGTTCAGGATGAGTCTGCTCTGGGTACGGCTGAAGACCAGAATGTATTCC
This genomic stretch from Acomys russatus chromosome 32, mAcoRus1.1, whole genome shotgun sequence harbors:
- the Pomgnt2 gene encoding protein O-linked-mannose beta-1,4-N-acetylglucosaminyltransferase 2 — protein: MHLSAVFNALLVSVLAAVLWKHVRLREHAATLEEELALGQQSLDPVPGPRIDYPKALQILVEGGTHMVCTGRTHTDRICRFKWLCYSNEAEEFIFFHGNSSVMLPNLGSRRFQPALLDLSTVEDHNAQYFNFVELPAAALRFLPKPVFVPDAVLIANRFNPDNLMHAFHDDLLPIFYTLRQFPGLAQEARLLFMEGWDEGAHFDLYKLLSPKQPLLRAQLKALGRLLCFSHAFVGLSKVTTWYQYGFVQPQGPKANILVSGNEIRQFARFMTEKLNVSHTGPPLGEEYILVFSRTQSRLILNEAELLLELAQEFQMKTVTVSLEDHTFADVVRLVSNASMLVSMHGAQLVTALFLPRGATVVELFPYAVNPDHYTPYKTLATLPGMDLQYVAWRNMIRENTVTHPERPWDQGGITHLDRAEQARILQSREVPRHLCCRNPEWLFRIYQDTRVDIPSLMQSIRRVVKGRPGPRRQRWTVSLYPGKVREARCQASVQGATEARLSVSWQIPWNLKYLKVREVKYEVWLQEQGENTYVPYMLALQNHTFTGNIKPFTTYLVWVRCIFNKSLLGPFADVLVCST